The following are encoded in a window of Drosophila simulans strain w501 chromosome 3L, Prin_Dsim_3.1, whole genome shotgun sequence genomic DNA:
- the LOC6736393 gene encoding protein draper isoform X1, whose translation MLRVILMACLAQLVLAQADLKDLDGPNICKRRELYNVDVVYTELQSFQERGSTWCVTFPPRCSTYRIKHRVVNKTKTIAKNRIVRDCCDGYIASAGECVPHCSEPCQHGRCISPEKCKCDHGYGGPACDINCPPGWYGRNCSMQCDCLNNAVCEPFSGDCECAKGYTGARCADTCPEGFFGANCLEKCRCENGGKCHHVSGECQCAPGFTGPLCDMRCPDGKHGAQCQQDCPCQNDGKCQPETGACMCNPGWTGDVCANKCPVGSYGPGCQESCECYKGAPCHHITGKCECPPGYRGERCFDECQLNTYGFNCSMTCDCANDAMCDRANGTCICNPGWTGAKCAERICEADKYGLDCNRTCECDMEHTDLCHPETGKCQCSIGWSSAQCTRPCTFLRYGPNCELTCNCKNGAKCSPVNGTCLCAPGWRGPTCEESCEPGTFGQDCALRCDCQNGAKCEPETGQCLCTAGWKNIKCDRPCDLNHFGHDCAKVCDCHNNAACNPQNGSCTCAAGWTGERCERKCDTGKFGHDCAQKCQCDFNNSLACDATNGRCVCKQDWGGVHCETNCRSGYYGENCDKVCRCLNNSSCDPDSGNCICSPGWTGADCAEPCPPGFYGMECKERCPEILHGNKSCDHITGEILCRTGYIGLTCEHPCPAGLYGPGCKLKCNCEHGGECNHVTGQCQCLPGWTGANCNESCPTDTYGQGCAQRCRCVHHKVCRKADGMCICETGWSGTRCDEVCPEGFYGEHCMNTCECPSANFQCHAAHGCVCRSGYTGDNCDELIASQRVADQSENSSRASVALTLVLMTLFACIIFAVFIYYRRRVSNLKTEIAHVHYTHDTNPPSWPPNHNFDNPVYGMQADTRLLPNNMRSKMNNFDQRSTMSTDYGDDCNASGRVGSYSINYNHDLITKNLNADQTNPIVYNESLKEEHVYDEIKHKEGYKDPVKIYSKILFPEDEYDHLDYSRPSTSQKPHYHRMNDAMLNINQDEEKPSNVKNMTVLLNKPLPPTEPEPQHECFDNTNTNLDNVSTASPSSSPEFRK comes from the exons ATGTTGCGGGTAATCCTCATGGCCTGCCTGGCCCAGCTGGTACTGGCTCAGGCGGATCTTAAAGATCTGGATGGACCCAACATCTGCAAAAGAAGAGAACT GTATAACGTAGACGTGGTCTACACAGAACTGCAATCGTTCCAGGAACGGGGCTCCACCTGGTGCGTCACATTCCCGCCGAGGTGCTCCACCTATCGCATTAAACACCGAGTGGTCAACAAAACCAAGACGATTGCGAAGAACCGTATTGTGAGGGACTGTTGTG ATGGCTACATCGCAAGCGCAGGAGAATGCGTGCCGCATTGCTCGGAACCCTGCCAGCACGGTAGATGCATCTCCCCGGAGAAGTGCAAGTGCGATCATGGTTACGGAGGACCCGCCTGCGATATAA ATTGCCCACCCGGCTGGTATGGCCGGAACTGCTCGATGCAGTGCGACTGCCTGAACAACGCGGTATGTGAGCCCTTTTCAGGCGACTGTGAGTGCGCCAAGGGCTACACCGGAGCACGCTGCGCGGACACCTGTCCGGAGGGCTTCTTCGGGGCCAACTGTTTGGAGAAGTGCCGATGCGAGAACGGCGGCAAGTGTCACCACGTGTCCGGCGAATGCCAGTGTGCGCCCGGTTTCACGGGTCCCCT ATGCGATATGCGATGTCCGGACGGAAAGCATGGCGCCCAGTGCCAGCAGGACTGTCCCTGCCAGAACGACGGAAAGTGCCAGCCGGAGACCGGGGCCTGCATGTGCAATCCGGGCTGGACGGGCGACGTGTGTGCGAACAAGTGTCCGGTGGGCAGCTACGGCCCGGGATGCCAAGAGAGCTGCGAGTGCTACAAGGGAGCGCCCTGCCACCACATCACCGGCAAGTGCGAGTGTCCGCCCGGATATCGCGGGGAACGCTGCTTCGACGAGTGTCAGCTGAACACGTACGGATTCAACTGCAGCATGACCTGCGACTGCGCGAACGATGCCATGTGCGATCGGGCCAACGGAACGTGCATCTGCAATCCCGGCTGGACGGGTGCCAAGTGTGCCGAGCGGATCTGCGAGGCGGACAAGTACGGGCTGGACTGTAACCGCACCTGCGAGTGCGACATGGAGCACACGGATCTGTGTCACCCTGAGACGGGGAAGTGCCAGTGCAGCATCGGATGGAGTAGTGCTCAGTGCACCAGACCCTGCACCTTCCTGCGCTACGGCCCGAATTGCGAGCTGACCTGCAACTGCAAGAATGGAGCCAAGTGCTCGCCGGTCAATGGTACGTGTCTGTGTGCGCCGGGCTGGCGCGGACCCACCTGTGAGGAGAGCTGCGAGCCGGGCACCTTTGGTCAGGACTGCGCCCTGCGCTGCGACTGCCAGAACGGAGCCAAGTGCGAGCCGGAGACGGGCCAGTGTTTGTGCACGGCCGGATGGAAGAACATCAAGTGCGACCGGCCGTGTGATCTGAACCACTTCGGACACGACTGCGCCAAGGTGTGCGACTGCCACAACAACGCCGCCTGCAATCCGCAGAACGGAAGCTGCACCTGCGCCGCCGGCTGGACGGGCGAGCGGTGCGAACGGAAGTGCGATACCGGAAAATTCGGACACGACTGCGCCCAGAAGTGCCAGTGCGACTTTAACAATAGCCTGGCCTGCGACGCCACCAATGGAAGATGCGTGTGCAAGCAGGATTGGGGAG GCGTTCATTGCGAGACCAACTGTCGGAGCGGTTACTATGGTGAAAATTGTGATAAAGTTTGCAGATGCCTGAATAACTCCTCCTGCGATCCCGATTCCGGTAACTGCATCTGCTCACCCGGATGGACTGGTGCCGACTGCGCGGAACCCTGCCCACCTGGATTCTACGGCATGGAATGCAAGGAACGCTGCCCGGAGATCCTCCATG GCAACAAGAGCTGCGATCACATCACAGGTGAAATTCTCTGCCGCACGGGTTACATAGGACTCACCTGCGAGCACCCATGTCCTGCCGGACTATACGGACCCGGCTGCAAGCTCAAGTGCAACTGCGAGCACGGCGGCGAGTGCAACCACGTTACcggccagtgccagtgcctgCCAGGGTGGACAGGTGCCAACTGCAACGAGTCCTGTCCCACAGACACCTACGGACAAGGATGCGCCCAGCGCTGCCGGTGCGTGCACCACAAGGTTTGCCGCAAGGCCGACGGTATGTGCATCTGCGAGACCGGCTGGTCAGGCACACGGTGCGATGAGGTCTGTCCGGAGGGATTCTACGGCGAGCACTGCATGAATACCTGCGAGTGTCCGTCTGCCAATTTCCAGTGCCATGCGGCCCACGGTTGTGTGTGCAGGAGTGGTTACACCGGCGATAACTGCGACGAGCTAATCGCCTCCCAACGTGTTGCAGACCAAAGCGAAAATT cgAGCCGGGCGAGTGTAGCTCTGACCTTAGTCCTGATGACCCTGTTTGCGTGCATAATCTTCGCAGTGTTCATTTACTACCGTCGACGGGTGTCCAATCTAAAAACCGAGATCGCCCATGTACACTACACCCATGATACGAATCCCCCGAGCTGGCCGCCCAACCACAATTTCGACAATCCCGTGTACGGCATGCAGGCGGACACGCGTCTCCTGCCCAACAATATGCGTTCCAAGATGAACAACTTTGACCAGAGGAGCACGATGAGCACGGACTACGGCGATGACTGCAATGCCAGTGGCAGGG TGGGTAGCTATTCGATCAACTACAACCACGACCTGATAACGAAGAACCTGAACGCGGACCAGACCAATCCGATTGTGTACAACGAATCCCTCAAGGAGGAGCATGTCTACGATGAGATCAAGCACAAGGAGGGCTACAAGGATCCCG tgaaaatatatagcaAGATTTTGTTTCCCGAGG ATGAATACGATCACCTGGACTACTCACGACCCAGCACCTCGCAGAAGCCGCACTACCACCGCATGAACGACGCCATGCTCAACATCAACCAAGACGAGGAGAAGCCCAGCAACGTGAAGAACATGACTGTGCTGCTGAACAAACCGCTGCCGCCTACGGAACCGGAGCCACAGCACGAGTGCTTCGACAACACGAATACCAACCTGGACAACGTATCGACGGCGTCGCCCAGTTCCAGTCCGGAATTTCGCAAGTAG
- the LOC6736393 gene encoding protein draper isoform X2, with translation MLRVILMACLAQLVLAQADLKDLDGPNICKRRELYNVDVVYTELQSFQERGSTWCVTFPPRCSTYRIKHRVVNKTKTIAKNRIVRDCCDGYIASAGECVPHCSEPCQHGRCISPEKCKCDHGYGGPACDINCPPGWYGRNCSMQCDCLNNAVCEPFSGDCECAKGYTGARCADTCPEGFFGANCLEKCRCENGGKCHHVSGECQCAPGFTGPLCDMRCPDGKHGAQCQQDCPCQNDGKCQPETGACMCNPGWTGDVCANKCPVGSYGPGCQESCECYKGAPCHHITGKCECPPGYRGERCFDECQLNTYGFNCSMTCDCANDAMCDRANGTCICNPGWTGAKCAERICEADKYGLDCNRTCECDMEHTDLCHPETGKCQCSIGWSSAQCTRPCTFLRYGPNCELTCNCKNGAKCSPVNGTCLCAPGWRGPTCEESCEPGTFGQDCALRCDCQNGAKCEPETGQCLCTAGWKNIKCDRPCDLNHFGHDCAKVCDCHNNAACNPQNGSCTCAAGWTGERCERKCDTGKFGHDCAQKCQCDFNNSLACDATNGRCVCKQDWGGVHCETNCRSGYYGENCDKVCRCLNNSSCDPDSGNCICSPGWTGADCAEPCPPGFYGMECKERCPEILHGNKSCDHITGEILCRTGYIGLTCEHPCPAGLYGPGCKLKCNCEHGGECNHVTGQCQCLPGWTGANCNESCPTDTYGQGCAQRCRCVHHKVCRKADGMCICETGWSGTRCDEVCPEGFYGEHCMNTCECPSANFQCHAAHGCVCRSGYTGDNCDELIASQRVADQSENSSRASVALTLVLMTLFACIIFAVFIYYRRRVSNLKTEIAHVHYTHDTNPPSWPPNHNFDNPVYGMQADTRLLPNNMRSKMNNFDQRSTMSTDYGDDCNASGRVGSYSINYNHDLITKNLNADQTNPIVYNESLKEEHVYDEIKHKEGYKDPDEYDHLDYSRPSTSQKPHYHRMNDAMLNINQDEEKPSNVKNMTVLLNKPLPPTEPEPQHECFDNTNTNLDNVSTASPSSSPEFRK, from the exons ATGTTGCGGGTAATCCTCATGGCCTGCCTGGCCCAGCTGGTACTGGCTCAGGCGGATCTTAAAGATCTGGATGGACCCAACATCTGCAAAAGAAGAGAACT GTATAACGTAGACGTGGTCTACACAGAACTGCAATCGTTCCAGGAACGGGGCTCCACCTGGTGCGTCACATTCCCGCCGAGGTGCTCCACCTATCGCATTAAACACCGAGTGGTCAACAAAACCAAGACGATTGCGAAGAACCGTATTGTGAGGGACTGTTGTG ATGGCTACATCGCAAGCGCAGGAGAATGCGTGCCGCATTGCTCGGAACCCTGCCAGCACGGTAGATGCATCTCCCCGGAGAAGTGCAAGTGCGATCATGGTTACGGAGGACCCGCCTGCGATATAA ATTGCCCACCCGGCTGGTATGGCCGGAACTGCTCGATGCAGTGCGACTGCCTGAACAACGCGGTATGTGAGCCCTTTTCAGGCGACTGTGAGTGCGCCAAGGGCTACACCGGAGCACGCTGCGCGGACACCTGTCCGGAGGGCTTCTTCGGGGCCAACTGTTTGGAGAAGTGCCGATGCGAGAACGGCGGCAAGTGTCACCACGTGTCCGGCGAATGCCAGTGTGCGCCCGGTTTCACGGGTCCCCT ATGCGATATGCGATGTCCGGACGGAAAGCATGGCGCCCAGTGCCAGCAGGACTGTCCCTGCCAGAACGACGGAAAGTGCCAGCCGGAGACCGGGGCCTGCATGTGCAATCCGGGCTGGACGGGCGACGTGTGTGCGAACAAGTGTCCGGTGGGCAGCTACGGCCCGGGATGCCAAGAGAGCTGCGAGTGCTACAAGGGAGCGCCCTGCCACCACATCACCGGCAAGTGCGAGTGTCCGCCCGGATATCGCGGGGAACGCTGCTTCGACGAGTGTCAGCTGAACACGTACGGATTCAACTGCAGCATGACCTGCGACTGCGCGAACGATGCCATGTGCGATCGGGCCAACGGAACGTGCATCTGCAATCCCGGCTGGACGGGTGCCAAGTGTGCCGAGCGGATCTGCGAGGCGGACAAGTACGGGCTGGACTGTAACCGCACCTGCGAGTGCGACATGGAGCACACGGATCTGTGTCACCCTGAGACGGGGAAGTGCCAGTGCAGCATCGGATGGAGTAGTGCTCAGTGCACCAGACCCTGCACCTTCCTGCGCTACGGCCCGAATTGCGAGCTGACCTGCAACTGCAAGAATGGAGCCAAGTGCTCGCCGGTCAATGGTACGTGTCTGTGTGCGCCGGGCTGGCGCGGACCCACCTGTGAGGAGAGCTGCGAGCCGGGCACCTTTGGTCAGGACTGCGCCCTGCGCTGCGACTGCCAGAACGGAGCCAAGTGCGAGCCGGAGACGGGCCAGTGTTTGTGCACGGCCGGATGGAAGAACATCAAGTGCGACCGGCCGTGTGATCTGAACCACTTCGGACACGACTGCGCCAAGGTGTGCGACTGCCACAACAACGCCGCCTGCAATCCGCAGAACGGAAGCTGCACCTGCGCCGCCGGCTGGACGGGCGAGCGGTGCGAACGGAAGTGCGATACCGGAAAATTCGGACACGACTGCGCCCAGAAGTGCCAGTGCGACTTTAACAATAGCCTGGCCTGCGACGCCACCAATGGAAGATGCGTGTGCAAGCAGGATTGGGGAG GCGTTCATTGCGAGACCAACTGTCGGAGCGGTTACTATGGTGAAAATTGTGATAAAGTTTGCAGATGCCTGAATAACTCCTCCTGCGATCCCGATTCCGGTAACTGCATCTGCTCACCCGGATGGACTGGTGCCGACTGCGCGGAACCCTGCCCACCTGGATTCTACGGCATGGAATGCAAGGAACGCTGCCCGGAGATCCTCCATG GCAACAAGAGCTGCGATCACATCACAGGTGAAATTCTCTGCCGCACGGGTTACATAGGACTCACCTGCGAGCACCCATGTCCTGCCGGACTATACGGACCCGGCTGCAAGCTCAAGTGCAACTGCGAGCACGGCGGCGAGTGCAACCACGTTACcggccagtgccagtgcctgCCAGGGTGGACAGGTGCCAACTGCAACGAGTCCTGTCCCACAGACACCTACGGACAAGGATGCGCCCAGCGCTGCCGGTGCGTGCACCACAAGGTTTGCCGCAAGGCCGACGGTATGTGCATCTGCGAGACCGGCTGGTCAGGCACACGGTGCGATGAGGTCTGTCCGGAGGGATTCTACGGCGAGCACTGCATGAATACCTGCGAGTGTCCGTCTGCCAATTTCCAGTGCCATGCGGCCCACGGTTGTGTGTGCAGGAGTGGTTACACCGGCGATAACTGCGACGAGCTAATCGCCTCCCAACGTGTTGCAGACCAAAGCGAAAATT cgAGCCGGGCGAGTGTAGCTCTGACCTTAGTCCTGATGACCCTGTTTGCGTGCATAATCTTCGCAGTGTTCATTTACTACCGTCGACGGGTGTCCAATCTAAAAACCGAGATCGCCCATGTACACTACACCCATGATACGAATCCCCCGAGCTGGCCGCCCAACCACAATTTCGACAATCCCGTGTACGGCATGCAGGCGGACACGCGTCTCCTGCCCAACAATATGCGTTCCAAGATGAACAACTTTGACCAGAGGAGCACGATGAGCACGGACTACGGCGATGACTGCAATGCCAGTGGCAGGG TGGGTAGCTATTCGATCAACTACAACCACGACCTGATAACGAAGAACCTGAACGCGGACCAGACCAATCCGATTGTGTACAACGAATCCCTCAAGGAGGAGCATGTCTACGATGAGATCAAGCACAAGGAGGGCTACAAGGATCCCG ATGAATACGATCACCTGGACTACTCACGACCCAGCACCTCGCAGAAGCCGCACTACCACCGCATGAACGACGCCATGCTCAACATCAACCAAGACGAGGAGAAGCCCAGCAACGTGAAGAACATGACTGTGCTGCTGAACAAACCGCTGCCGCCTACGGAACCGGAGCCACAGCACGAGTGCTTCGACAACACGAATACCAACCTGGACAACGTATCGACGGCGTCGCCCAGTTCCAGTCCGGAATTTCGCAAGTAG
- the LOC6736393 gene encoding protein draper isoform X3, with protein sequence MLRVILMACLAQLVLAQADLKDLDGPNICKRRELYNVDVVYTELQSFQERGSTWCVTFPPRCSTYRIKHRVVNKTKTIAKNRIVRDCCDGYIASAGECVPHCSEPCQHGRCISPEKCKCDHGYGGPACDISVHCETNCRSGYYGENCDKVCRCLNNSSCDPDSGNCICSPGWTGADCAEPCPPGFYGMECKERCPEILHGNKSCDHITGEILCRTGYIGLTCEHPCPAGLYGPGCKLKCNCEHGGECNHVTGQCQCLPGWTGANCNESCPTDTYGQGCAQRCRCVHHKVCRKADGMCICETGWSGTRCDEVCPEGFYGEHCMNTCECPSANFQCHAAHGCVCRSGYTGDNCDELIASQRVADQSENSSRASVALTLVLMTLFACIIFAVFIYYRRRVSNLKTEIAHVHYTHDTNPPSWPPNHNFDNPVYGMQADTRLLPNNMRSKMNNFDQRSTMSTDYGDDCNASGRVGSYSINYNHDLITKNLNADQTNPIVYNESLKEEHVYDEIKHKEGYKDPVKIYSKILFPEDEYDHLDYSRPSTSQKPHYHRMNDAMLNINQDEEKPSNVKNMTVLLNKPLPPTEPEPQHECFDNTNTNLDNVSTASPSSSPEFRK encoded by the exons ATGTTGCGGGTAATCCTCATGGCCTGCCTGGCCCAGCTGGTACTGGCTCAGGCGGATCTTAAAGATCTGGATGGACCCAACATCTGCAAAAGAAGAGAACT GTATAACGTAGACGTGGTCTACACAGAACTGCAATCGTTCCAGGAACGGGGCTCCACCTGGTGCGTCACATTCCCGCCGAGGTGCTCCACCTATCGCATTAAACACCGAGTGGTCAACAAAACCAAGACGATTGCGAAGAACCGTATTGTGAGGGACTGTTGTG ATGGCTACATCGCAAGCGCAGGAGAATGCGTGCCGCATTGCTCGGAACCCTGCCAGCACGGTAGATGCATCTCCCCGGAGAAGTGCAAGTGCGATCATGGTTACGGAGGACCCGCCTGCGATATAA GCGTTCATTGCGAGACCAACTGTCGGAGCGGTTACTATGGTGAAAATTGTGATAAAGTTTGCAGATGCCTGAATAACTCCTCCTGCGATCCCGATTCCGGTAACTGCATCTGCTCACCCGGATGGACTGGTGCCGACTGCGCGGAACCCTGCCCACCTGGATTCTACGGCATGGAATGCAAGGAACGCTGCCCGGAGATCCTCCATG GCAACAAGAGCTGCGATCACATCACAGGTGAAATTCTCTGCCGCACGGGTTACATAGGACTCACCTGCGAGCACCCATGTCCTGCCGGACTATACGGACCCGGCTGCAAGCTCAAGTGCAACTGCGAGCACGGCGGCGAGTGCAACCACGTTACcggccagtgccagtgcctgCCAGGGTGGACAGGTGCCAACTGCAACGAGTCCTGTCCCACAGACACCTACGGACAAGGATGCGCCCAGCGCTGCCGGTGCGTGCACCACAAGGTTTGCCGCAAGGCCGACGGTATGTGCATCTGCGAGACCGGCTGGTCAGGCACACGGTGCGATGAGGTCTGTCCGGAGGGATTCTACGGCGAGCACTGCATGAATACCTGCGAGTGTCCGTCTGCCAATTTCCAGTGCCATGCGGCCCACGGTTGTGTGTGCAGGAGTGGTTACACCGGCGATAACTGCGACGAGCTAATCGCCTCCCAACGTGTTGCAGACCAAAGCGAAAATT cgAGCCGGGCGAGTGTAGCTCTGACCTTAGTCCTGATGACCCTGTTTGCGTGCATAATCTTCGCAGTGTTCATTTACTACCGTCGACGGGTGTCCAATCTAAAAACCGAGATCGCCCATGTACACTACACCCATGATACGAATCCCCCGAGCTGGCCGCCCAACCACAATTTCGACAATCCCGTGTACGGCATGCAGGCGGACACGCGTCTCCTGCCCAACAATATGCGTTCCAAGATGAACAACTTTGACCAGAGGAGCACGATGAGCACGGACTACGGCGATGACTGCAATGCCAGTGGCAGGG TGGGTAGCTATTCGATCAACTACAACCACGACCTGATAACGAAGAACCTGAACGCGGACCAGACCAATCCGATTGTGTACAACGAATCCCTCAAGGAGGAGCATGTCTACGATGAGATCAAGCACAAGGAGGGCTACAAGGATCCCG tgaaaatatatagcaAGATTTTGTTTCCCGAGG ATGAATACGATCACCTGGACTACTCACGACCCAGCACCTCGCAGAAGCCGCACTACCACCGCATGAACGACGCCATGCTCAACATCAACCAAGACGAGGAGAAGCCCAGCAACGTGAAGAACATGACTGTGCTGCTGAACAAACCGCTGCCGCCTACGGAACCGGAGCCACAGCACGAGTGCTTCGACAACACGAATACCAACCTGGACAACGTATCGACGGCGTCGCCCAGTTCCAGTCCGGAATTTCGCAAGTAG
- the LOC6736393 gene encoding protein draper isoform X4, whose translation MLRVILMACLAQLVLAQADLKDLDGPNICKRRELYNVDVVYTELQSFQERGSTWCVTFPPRCSTYRIKHRVVNKTKTIAKNRIVRDCCDGYIASAGECVPHCSEPCQHGRCISPEKCKCDHGYGGPACDIICRCLNNSSCDPDSGNCICSPGWTGADCAEPCPPGFYGMECKERCPEILHGNKSCDHITGEILCRTGYIGLTCEHPCPAGLYGPGCKLKCNCEHGGECNHVTGQCQCLPGWTGANCNESCPTDTYGQGCAQRCRCVHHKVCRKADGMCICETGWSGTRCDEVCPEGFYGEHCMNTCECPSANFQCHAAHGCVCRSGYTGDNCDELIASQRVADQSENSSRASVALTLVLMTLFACIIFAVFIYYRRRVSNLKTEIAHVHYTHDTNPPSWPPNHNFDNPVYGMQADTRLLPNNMRSKMNNFDQRSTMSTDYGDDCNASGRVGSYSINYNHDLITKNLNADQTNPIVYNESLKEEHVYDEIKHKEGYKDPVKIYSKILFPEDEYDHLDYSRPSTSQKPHYHRMNDAMLNINQDEEKPSNVKNMTVLLNKPLPPTEPEPQHECFDNTNTNLDNVSTASPSSSPEFRK comes from the exons ATGTTGCGGGTAATCCTCATGGCCTGCCTGGCCCAGCTGGTACTGGCTCAGGCGGATCTTAAAGATCTGGATGGACCCAACATCTGCAAAAGAAGAGAACT GTATAACGTAGACGTGGTCTACACAGAACTGCAATCGTTCCAGGAACGGGGCTCCACCTGGTGCGTCACATTCCCGCCGAGGTGCTCCACCTATCGCATTAAACACCGAGTGGTCAACAAAACCAAGACGATTGCGAAGAACCGTATTGTGAGGGACTGTTGTG ATGGCTACATCGCAAGCGCAGGAGAATGCGTGCCGCATTGCTCGGAACCCTGCCAGCACGGTAGATGCATCTCCCCGGAGAAGTGCAAGTGCGATCATGGTTACGGAGGACCCGCCTGCGATATAA TTTGCAGATGCCTGAATAACTCCTCCTGCGATCCCGATTCCGGTAACTGCATCTGCTCACCCGGATGGACTGGTGCCGACTGCGCGGAACCCTGCCCACCTGGATTCTACGGCATGGAATGCAAGGAACGCTGCCCGGAGATCCTCCATG GCAACAAGAGCTGCGATCACATCACAGGTGAAATTCTCTGCCGCACGGGTTACATAGGACTCACCTGCGAGCACCCATGTCCTGCCGGACTATACGGACCCGGCTGCAAGCTCAAGTGCAACTGCGAGCACGGCGGCGAGTGCAACCACGTTACcggccagtgccagtgcctgCCAGGGTGGACAGGTGCCAACTGCAACGAGTCCTGTCCCACAGACACCTACGGACAAGGATGCGCCCAGCGCTGCCGGTGCGTGCACCACAAGGTTTGCCGCAAGGCCGACGGTATGTGCATCTGCGAGACCGGCTGGTCAGGCACACGGTGCGATGAGGTCTGTCCGGAGGGATTCTACGGCGAGCACTGCATGAATACCTGCGAGTGTCCGTCTGCCAATTTCCAGTGCCATGCGGCCCACGGTTGTGTGTGCAGGAGTGGTTACACCGGCGATAACTGCGACGAGCTAATCGCCTCCCAACGTGTTGCAGACCAAAGCGAAAATT cgAGCCGGGCGAGTGTAGCTCTGACCTTAGTCCTGATGACCCTGTTTGCGTGCATAATCTTCGCAGTGTTCATTTACTACCGTCGACGGGTGTCCAATCTAAAAACCGAGATCGCCCATGTACACTACACCCATGATACGAATCCCCCGAGCTGGCCGCCCAACCACAATTTCGACAATCCCGTGTACGGCATGCAGGCGGACACGCGTCTCCTGCCCAACAATATGCGTTCCAAGATGAACAACTTTGACCAGAGGAGCACGATGAGCACGGACTACGGCGATGACTGCAATGCCAGTGGCAGGG TGGGTAGCTATTCGATCAACTACAACCACGACCTGATAACGAAGAACCTGAACGCGGACCAGACCAATCCGATTGTGTACAACGAATCCCTCAAGGAGGAGCATGTCTACGATGAGATCAAGCACAAGGAGGGCTACAAGGATCCCG tgaaaatatatagcaAGATTTTGTTTCCCGAGG ATGAATACGATCACCTGGACTACTCACGACCCAGCACCTCGCAGAAGCCGCACTACCACCGCATGAACGACGCCATGCTCAACATCAACCAAGACGAGGAGAAGCCCAGCAACGTGAAGAACATGACTGTGCTGCTGAACAAACCGCTGCCGCCTACGGAACCGGAGCCACAGCACGAGTGCTTCGACAACACGAATACCAACCTGGACAACGTATCGACGGCGTCGCCCAGTTCCAGTCCGGAATTTCGCAAGTAG